A window of Aricia agestis chromosome 3, ilAriAges1.1, whole genome shotgun sequence contains these coding sequences:
- the LOC121725789 gene encoding RNA-binding protein Musashi homolog Rbp6-like isoform X2: MLAFIGIGALGGLEVVEGGLVGGELAHVLSAQAAAHAAATAAAQQQQQQQIAVQQIKTSPSSGRSTPVATGAGTTSPSPSKLFVGGLSWQTSSEKLREYFAMFGAVTDVLIMKDPVTQRSRGFGFITFQEASSVDKVLAVPVHTLDGKRIDPKHATPKSAPKPAKTKKIFVGGVGQDTSADEVRAYFSQFGLVEDAVMLMDQQTKRHRGFGFVTFHSEEAVERVCDIHFHTIKNKKVECKRAQPKEAVAAAPLALGKRLVLRPGRGLVYAAAGGVGAVPAVGAHAYRYAPYALPAAAAPATLVAPPAPAPQPALPQFGAAYSLAGVDMSSFQGVDWSAMYGVPMYI, encoded by the exons ATGTTGGCTTTTATTGGAAT CGGCGCGCTGGGCGGGTTGGAGGTGGTAGAAGGCGGTCTGGTGGGCGGCGAGCTGGCGCATGTACTGAGCGCCCAAGCTGCCGCCCACGCAGCCGCCACAGCAGCAGCACAGCAACAGCAGCAACAGCAGATAGCAGTACAGCAAATAA aaACTTCACCATCATCAGGACGTTCGACTCCAGTTGCGACGGGCGCCGGTACAACTTCCCCATCTCCTAGTAAACTGTTTGTTGGGGGACTAAGTTGGCAGACAAGCTCCGAGAAGCTAAGAGAATATTTTGCAATGTTTGGAGCAGTCACCGATGTACTTATTATGAAAGATCCGGTAACACAG CGTTCGCGCGGCTTCGGCTTTATCACGTTTCAGGAGGCCTCGTCCGTGGACAAGGTCCTGGCCGTGCCGGTGCACACGCTGGACGGCAAGCGCATCGACCCCAAGCACGCCACGCCTAAGTCGGCCCCCAAGCCGGCCAAGACCAAAAAGATATTCGTGGGCGGAGTCGGCCAGGACACGTCCGCCGATGAGGTACGCGCATACTTCTCGCAGTTCGGCCTCGTCGAGGACGCCGTCATGCTGATGGACCAGCAGACCAAGCGGCACCGCGGCTTCGGCTTCGTCACCTTCCACTCCGAGGAGGCTGTGGAGCGCGTGTGCGACATCCACTTCCACACGATAAAGAACAAGAAGGTGGAGTGCAAGCGCGCGCAGCCCAAGGAGGCGGTGGCGGCGGCGCCGCTGGCGCTGGGCAAGCGCCTGGTGCTGCGGCCCGGGCGGGGACTGGTGTatgcggcggcgggcggcgtggGCGCCGTGCCGGCGGTGGGCGCGCACGCGTACcggtacgcgccgtacgcgctgcccgccgccgccgcgcccgccacGCTCGTGGCGCCGCCCGCGCCTGCGCCACAGCCCGCGCTGCCGCAGTTCGGCGCCGCCTACTCGCTCGCCGGCGTCGACATGTCGTCCTTCCAGGGCGTGGACTGGAGCGCCATGTACGGCGTGCCGATGTACATCTAA
- the LOC121725789 gene encoding RNA-binding protein Musashi homolog Rbp6-like isoform X1 — MLFESPNAKLFPAFNIPPPVRLSGALGGLEVVEGGLVGGELAHVLSAQAAAHAAATAAAQQQQQQQIAVQQIKTSPSSGRSTPVATGAGTTSPSPSKLFVGGLSWQTSSEKLREYFAMFGAVTDVLIMKDPVTQRSRGFGFITFQEASSVDKVLAVPVHTLDGKRIDPKHATPKSAPKPAKTKKIFVGGVGQDTSADEVRAYFSQFGLVEDAVMLMDQQTKRHRGFGFVTFHSEEAVERVCDIHFHTIKNKKVECKRAQPKEAVAAAPLALGKRLVLRPGRGLVYAAAGGVGAVPAVGAHAYRYAPYALPAAAAPATLVAPPAPAPQPALPQFGAAYSLAGVDMSSFQGVDWSAMYGVPMYI; from the exons CGGCGCGCTGGGCGGGTTGGAGGTGGTAGAAGGCGGTCTGGTGGGCGGCGAGCTGGCGCATGTACTGAGCGCCCAAGCTGCCGCCCACGCAGCCGCCACAGCAGCAGCACAGCAACAGCAGCAACAGCAGATAGCAGTACAGCAAATAA aaACTTCACCATCATCAGGACGTTCGACTCCAGTTGCGACGGGCGCCGGTACAACTTCCCCATCTCCTAGTAAACTGTTTGTTGGGGGACTAAGTTGGCAGACAAGCTCCGAGAAGCTAAGAGAATATTTTGCAATGTTTGGAGCAGTCACCGATGTACTTATTATGAAAGATCCGGTAACACAG CGTTCGCGCGGCTTCGGCTTTATCACGTTTCAGGAGGCCTCGTCCGTGGACAAGGTCCTGGCCGTGCCGGTGCACACGCTGGACGGCAAGCGCATCGACCCCAAGCACGCCACGCCTAAGTCGGCCCCCAAGCCGGCCAAGACCAAAAAGATATTCGTGGGCGGAGTCGGCCAGGACACGTCCGCCGATGAGGTACGCGCATACTTCTCGCAGTTCGGCCTCGTCGAGGACGCCGTCATGCTGATGGACCAGCAGACCAAGCGGCACCGCGGCTTCGGCTTCGTCACCTTCCACTCCGAGGAGGCTGTGGAGCGCGTGTGCGACATCCACTTCCACACGATAAAGAACAAGAAGGTGGAGTGCAAGCGCGCGCAGCCCAAGGAGGCGGTGGCGGCGGCGCCGCTGGCGCTGGGCAAGCGCCTGGTGCTGCGGCCCGGGCGGGGACTGGTGTatgcggcggcgggcggcgtggGCGCCGTGCCGGCGGTGGGCGCGCACGCGTACcggtacgcgccgtacgcgctgcccgccgccgccgcgcccgccacGCTCGTGGCGCCGCCCGCGCCTGCGCCACAGCCCGCGCTGCCGCAGTTCGGCGCCGCCTACTCGCTCGCCGGCGTCGACATGTCGTCCTTCCAGGGCGTGGACTGGAGCGCCATGTACGGCGTGCCGATGTACATCTAA